A genomic segment from Clostridia bacterium encodes:
- a CDS encoding cold-shock protein gives MNGTVKWFNGEKGYGFITGEDGTDVFAHFSQINSEGYKSLQEGQKV, from the coding sequence ATGAATGGAACAGTAAAATGGTTTAACGGAGAAAAGGGATATGGATTTATCACAGGAGAAGACGGAACAGATGTATTCGCACATTTTTCCCAGATAAATTCAGAAGGCTACAAATCACTTCAAGAAGGACAGAAAGTA